The genomic interval CCTTTGTGGCAAATATGTGGGTCTTCCCTTTCTTCTTTTTATTCCTCCTCCTAGAATCCATCAGTCTTTGAACCTCATAAAAATCCTTTTTACTAACTATTGGCTCATGATTATCTTCTACAATAACCCAATCTTCTTCATCTACTGCTATTCTTCTTCTATCTTTATAGGACCGAGTTGTTTCTTTTCCTTGTGTTAATATCCCTATATATATTGAATTTCTTAAAATTCTATTTATAGTAGTATGGCCCCATAAATTATATTCACTTACATTAGGTAAAGAAAAGTTCTCATATTTTCTTTTCATATAAGATGAAGGTTTTTCTATTCCTTCTTTTGTTAGTATTTGTGCTATTTTATGAGTTCCATAGCCTTTTAAATATAGATTATAAATCTTTCTAACCACTTTCGCCGCTTCCTCATCTACTATAAGCTTATGTCTATTTGTAGGATCCTTCATATATCCATAGGGAGCAAATCCTCCTAAGTATTGTCCATCTTCCATTTTTGCTTTAAATACTTCCTTAATATTTTCAGATAAATCTTCAAGATACCATTCATCTATCATTCCATGAATTTGTCTTGACTTTTTGTTACCTGCAATAGCTGTATCTGCTCCATCTAATAGAGATACAAATCGAATATTCCATTCTAAAAATTTTCCATGGATAATTTCTTCAACTGCCTCAAGATCCCTTAGAAATCTATTTTGTGTTTTCCAAAGAACTATGTTAAATTCTCCATTTTCGGCATCTCTTAATAATTTCTCAAAGGATGGCCTACCCCTATCAGCTCCTGAATAGTCCTCATCTACAT from Tissierellales bacterium carries:
- a CDS encoding recombinase family protein; translated protein: MYMEKVAIYIRLSKEDMKEIEKGDDSESIKNQKLMLSEYVARKGWQIYDFYVDEDYSGADRGRPSFEKLLRDAENGEFNIVLWKTQNRFLRDLEAVEEIIHGKFLEWNIRFVSLLDGADTAIAGNKKSRQIHGMIDEWYLEDLSENIKEVFKAKMEDGQYLGGFAPYGYMKDPTNRHKLIVDEEAAKVVRKIYNLYLKGYGTHKIAQILTKEGIEKPSSYMKRKYENFSLPNVSEYNLWGHTTINRILRNSIYIGILTQGKETTRSYKDRRRIAVDEEDWVIVEDNHEPIVSKKDFYEVQRLMDSRRRNKKKKGKTHIFATKVRCLHCGGAMIRSTTRSRQYDNLVYAYLKCKNNTLGGDLVCEYRNRINYTDLYDYVEAEFIRVMGIYQNNSEATKATFKQIKRVDYTEEIRKLISALQIIEGDIKEKGKVLTNLYIDKTKGIVSEKDYITISFTLQEERQQLELRKSDIKKKIDEVKRLESEKADVEKVVKNYLKNHKLTHEIVNETIDYIEIGAKDDGQNRVINIYWKL